In Osmerus eperlanus unplaced genomic scaffold, fOsmEpe2.1 SCAFFOLD_321, whole genome shotgun sequence, the following proteins share a genomic window:
- the dnajb1b gene encoding dnaJ homolog subfamily B member 1b, which produces MVKMGKDYYSVLGIQKSASEDEIKKAYRKQALRYHPDKNKAPEAEDKFKEIAEAYDVLSDPKKKDIYDRFGEEGLKGGAPSGGGPGGPEGPGTPNFSYTFQGDPHAIFAEFFGGRSPFDHLFGGGGRNGEDMDTDDPFSRFGGMGPGGMGPGGMGPGGMGPGGMGFPRSFSAGMGGQGGGRSRRQDPPVVHDLRVTLEEVLTGCTKKMKISRKRLNPDGHSTRSEDKILEVEIKRGWKEGTKITFPREGDQSASTLAADVVFVVKDKPHPVFRRDGSDVVYRGKVSLKQALCGCTINVPTLEKRTVPVTTRDVVRPGMKRRITGEGLPLPKHPDRRGDLVVEYEVTFPERLSQSARDTIAEVLPSS; this is translated from the exons ATGGTCAAGATGGGGAAGGATTACTACAGCGTTCTAGGAATACAGAAATCAGCGTCTGAAGACGAGATTAAGAAAGCGTATCGAAAGCAAGCTCTTCGTTACCACCCGGACAAGAACAAGGCGCCGGAAGCCGAGGATAAATTTAAAGAGATCGCCGAGGCGTATGACGTCCTCAGCGATCCGAAGAAGAAAGATATTTACGATCGgtttggagaggagg gtcTGAAGGGCGGTGCTCCGTCGGGCGGGGGGCCCGGGGGCCCTGAGGGCCCGGGTACACCCAACTTCAGCTACACCTTCCAGGGCGACCCCCACGCCATCTTCGCAGAGTTCTTCGGGGGTCGGAGCCCCTTCGACCACCTGTTCGGCGGCGGTGGCCGCAACGGGGAAGACATGGACACAGACGACCCCTTCAGCCGCTTCGGGGGCATGGGGCCCGGGGGCATGGGGCCCGGGGGCATGGGGCCCGGGGGCATGGGGCCCGGGGGCATGGGGTTCCCCCGCTCCTTCAGCGCCGGGATGGGGGGTCAGGGCGGGGGCCGATCGAGGCGCCAGGACCCCCCCGTGGTGCACGACCTCCGCGTCACCCTGGAGGAGGTGCTCACAGGCTGCACCAAGAAGATGAAGATCTCCCGCAAGCGTCTGAACCCGGACGGCCACAGCACGCGCTCCGAGGACAAGATCCTGGAGGTGGAGATCAAGAGGGGCTGGAAGGAGGGCACCAAGATCACGTTCCCCCGGGAGGGCGACCAGAGCGCCTCCACCCTGGCAGCCGACGTGGTGTTCGTGGTGAAGGACAAGCCGCACCCAGTGTTCCGCAGGGACGGCTCCGACGTGGTGTACCGCGGCAAGGTGTCTCTCAAACAG gctCTGTGCGGCTGTACCATTAACGTCCCCACCCTGGAAAAGCGGACGGTTCCCGTGACGACGAGGGACGTGGTGCGCCCGGGGATGAAGCGTCGCATCACGGGGGAGGGGCTACCGCTGCCCAAACACCCGGATCGCCGCGGCGACCTGGTGGTCGAGTATGAGGTGACGTTCCCGGAGAGGCTGAGCCAGAGTGCCAGGGACACCATCGCAGAGGTGCTCCCCTCGTCCTGA
- the tecrb gene encoding trans-2,3-enoyl-CoA reductase b isoform X1, which produces MFGAEPVGSPPRRLAEAPRMDAAILLDASPASLPADWSAPLSLTLDERGRRFGSTVKMKHYEVEILDAKTKDKLCFLDKVEPNATIGEIKSMFHKSHPEWYPARQSIRLDSKGKSLKDEDVLQHLPVGTTATFYFRDLGAQISWVTVFLTEYAGPLLLYLMFYFRVPFIYAPKYDFTTSKHWVVHLACMCHSFHYVKRLLETLFVHRFSHGTMPLRNIFKNCTYYWGFAAWMAYYINHPLYTPPIYGEQQVRMALIIFLFCQIGNFSIHIALRNLRPPGSKTRKIPYPTKNPFTWVFLLVSCPNYTYELGSWLGFTVMTQCAPVAFFTLVGFIQMTVWAKGKHRSYLKEFRDYPSLRSPIVPFIL; this is translated from the exons ATGTTTGGGGCGGAACCGGTGGGATCTCCACCACGTCGATTGGCCGAGGCGCCACGGATGGATGCTGCAATATTATTGGATGCTTCTCCCGCTTCCCTTCCCGCTGATTGGTCCGCTCCGCTGTCACTCACCttggatgagagaggaaggagatttGGCAGCACTGTCAAGATGAAGCACTACGAG GTGGAGATCCTGGATGCCAAGACCAAGGACAAGCTCTGCTTCCTGGACAAG GTAGAGCCAAATGCCACAATCGGGGAGATCAAGTCCATGTTCCACAAGAGCC ATCCAGAGTGGTACCCTGCAAGACAGTCCATCCGCCTGGACTCCA agggGAAGTCTTTAAAGGATGAGGACGTCCTCCAGCACCTCCCGGTGGGAACCACGGCAACCTTCTACTTCAGAGACCTGGGAGCCCAGATCAGCTGGGTcact GTGTTCCTGACCGAGTACGctggtcccctcctcctctatctcatgTTCTACTTCCGGGTTCCCTTCATCTACGCCCCCAAATACGACTTTACCACCAGCAAACACTGGGTCGTGCA cctggCCTGTATGTGTCACTCCTTCCACTATGTGAAGAGACTACTGGAGACTCTGTTTGTCCATCGCTTCTCCCACGGAACCATGCCGCTACGCAACATCttcaag AACTGTACATACTACTGGGGCTTTGCTGCTTGGATGGCTTACTACATCAACCATCCCTTATACACACCTCCTA tataCGGTGAACAGCAAGTGAGGATGGCCCTCATCATCTTCCTG TTCTGTCAGATCGGCAACTTCTCGATCCACATCGCCCTCCGCAACCTGCGCCCGCCAG GCTCCAAGACCAGGAAGATCCCGTACCCCACCAAGAACCCCTTCACCTGGGTGTTCCTGCTGGTCTCCTGCCCCAACTACACCTACGAG CTGGGGTCGTGGCTGGGCTTCACGGTGATGACCCAGTGTGCTCCCGTGGCTTTCTTCACCCTGGTGGGCTTCATCCAGATGACCGTGTGGGCCAAGGGCAAGCACCGCAGTTACCTCAAGGAGTTCAGAGActacccctccctccgctcccctatcgtccccttcatcctctaa
- the tecrb gene encoding trans-2,3-enoyl-CoA reductase b isoform X2 — protein MDTLALEASSPKKNGGPAPGPAQAAAPSKRKPAKKTKKAVVFFEVEILDAKTKDKLCFLDKVEPNATIGEIKSMFHKSHPEWYPARQSIRLDSKGKSLKDEDVLQHLPVGTTATFYFRDLGAQISWVTVFLTEYAGPLLLYLMFYFRVPFIYAPKYDFTTSKHWVVHLACMCHSFHYVKRLLETLFVHRFSHGTMPLRNIFKNCTYYWGFAAWMAYYINHPLYTPPIYGEQQVRMALIIFLFCQIGNFSIHIALRNLRPPGSKTRKIPYPTKNPFTWVFLLVSCPNYTYELGSWLGFTVMTQCAPVAFFTLVGFIQMTVWAKGKHRSYLKEFRDYPSLRSPIVPFIL, from the exons ATGGATACCTTGGCTCTAGAGGCGTCCAGCCCCAAGAAGAACGGGGGCCCGGCGCCTGGCCCGGCGCAGGCCGCGGCCCCCAGCAAACGCAAGCCTGCCAAGAAAACTAAGAAAGCTGTTGTGTTCTTTGAGGTGGAGATCCTGGATGCCAAGACCAAGGACAAGCTCTGCTTCCTGGACAAG GTAGAGCCAAATGCCACAATCGGGGAGATCAAGTCCATGTTCCACAAGAGCC ATCCAGAGTGGTACCCTGCAAGACAGTCCATCCGCCTGGACTCCA agggGAAGTCTTTAAAGGATGAGGACGTCCTCCAGCACCTCCCGGTGGGAACCACGGCAACCTTCTACTTCAGAGACCTGGGAGCCCAGATCAGCTGGGTcact GTGTTCCTGACCGAGTACGctggtcccctcctcctctatctcatgTTCTACTTCCGGGTTCCCTTCATCTACGCCCCCAAATACGACTTTACCACCAGCAAACACTGGGTCGTGCA cctggCCTGTATGTGTCACTCCTTCCACTATGTGAAGAGACTACTGGAGACTCTGTTTGTCCATCGCTTCTCCCACGGAACCATGCCGCTACGCAACATCttcaag AACTGTACATACTACTGGGGCTTTGCTGCTTGGATGGCTTACTACATCAACCATCCCTTATACACACCTCCTA tataCGGTGAACAGCAAGTGAGGATGGCCCTCATCATCTTCCTG TTCTGTCAGATCGGCAACTTCTCGATCCACATCGCCCTCCGCAACCTGCGCCCGCCAG GCTCCAAGACCAGGAAGATCCCGTACCCCACCAAGAACCCCTTCACCTGGGTGTTCCTGCTGGTCTCCTGCCCCAACTACACCTACGAG CTGGGGTCGTGGCTGGGCTTCACGGTGATGACCCAGTGTGCTCCCGTGGCTTTCTTCACCCTGGTGGGCTTCATCCAGATGACCGTGTGGGCCAAGGGCAAGCACCGCAGTTACCTCAAGGAGTTCAGAGActacccctccctccgctcccctatcgtccccttcatcctctaa